Below is a window of Stigmatopora nigra isolate UIUO_SnigA chromosome 3, RoL_Snig_1.1, whole genome shotgun sequence DNA.
GAAGAACCACTCCCGGGCCAAACCTCCGTAGTCCAAACCCTTTTCTCCATCGAAGTCCACCCACAGTCGCGCCTTCAACAAGTCGGGCCGCTTCACCAAGAGGATTTGCCGGTACGAGTCCTCTAGCACGGCGTTTCGTCTCACTTTTATTTCATATCTATTGGGGATGTTGTCCTGCAATAGATTTGGCGTTACATTTCCTTGCCATTCACAGGTCGAGATCAAAGGTGGACATCACTCACCGGTTTCCTCAGCTTCTTGCGGAAGTAATCATACTTCTGTTTGTAATCTCTGGAATAAGGCACAGCCTGGAAAGGAGCAAACAGACAAGCCCAACAACTCATACGTTAATTTCCAATAATGCAAAGAAATTGTGTTACATTAGTTTTTCTTAAAAGGTACTACGCGGGCTCCCTCTAGTGGTATGCAAAAGATTGAATTTAAATCAATGCAGCACATTAACTCCTCTGTTATACACAATTAATACTTACTGGTCCAGTTATTGCCGAGTTTTGTAATCTAGGATCATCCCATTGTGTTGCCTTTGTATCTATGAAACACAGAAGGAGGGATTATCCACTCGTGATCAGATGATATATCAGGCAAGAGAAGATGCTTACTGTGATCAATGTAGAATATCCTCCCATCTGTGTGGACCCTCTCTTCCCAGCCAGCctggagagggaaaaaaagtcagcaaaaattaatatgcaaaagaaagagacatttaattaattaatctaCATCGTGGATGTCAAACCCATGGCTCAGGGGCCAGATTTAGCCTgccgtgtcattttgtgtggcccgtaAAAGTAAATCAGTGTCAATAGATTTGTAAAaatctaatagaaaaaaaatctttacaaatttaatttaaaaaggagaCTTGTTCCTACTTggtttcaattcaattaaaaaagatttaaaaataaaataatatatatcatatatttgggttaaaaatggaagaaaaaataattttcagaaGGATTTTCTGGTCAGAATGGCTCAAATAAATTAAAGCAACAATCAAAACGGTTGTCGATTCATTTGATCGTTGATTCGTTCTCGATTAGTCAATTGATCGTGTCACCGTACTAGATGTACTAGACATAATGGCCATATGAAAGAAACAAGAACTACAATATGGGCCGCAACATGAGCTTGACACCCCTAATCAACAGTTTGAACTCACTGGCATTGGGCCAAGATCTGATGGGTCAAGTGAGGGTCTAATCCTTGCTTGAACGGGAACTGTAAGCCTGGGGTCTTGCTGAATGGAGGCAAACAAACATCTTTCATTCAAACAGGGGTtgtacatttcaaaatatatacagtatacccAAGCCTGGGTTTTATGGTGGTTTTGTAATTTGGAGACTGAATGGGAAAGGAAATTCACAAAGGCattgatataaaaaataaataaaacaaaaactgcCACGCTCATTTCTCACCCAGGTAGTAGTCTTTGTATTGTGGTCAATAAAAAAGGGTCTTCCGTTGGGAGCACTGCGTGCCTCCCAACCATCTGGCATAGAGCCATACCCTGATGGGGCTTCCGGGCTGGGGGTGGGCCGGGGAGATGCTTCGGCGGAAACAGATGTGAAAGACGGCGTACTCGTCCGACTCTGTGGGGAAGCTGTTGTTGATTTTGTTCTCTGTTGGAgtacaagagaagaagaaaaagaacatttgaagAGACGCACGCTATAGCAAGACTGGAGGGCACACATTTCACTTGTTGGCTGCTATCGAAAGAGGTAGAtatacaatccattttgacggAGAGGAGGGAAATGAACTCCTTCAGTCGCTCTCCTAATCCAAAATAGGACTAAAATGTAAGAATTCACAAACAGtcttccagtttaaatggattggacatcagtcagagtcaatggcaggcaataagTTAAATGCCATGACATCAGACATAGGGTGACTGTTGACTGTGAGGCCGCCGGGCCACCCTAATGTATCCTTTTAATCATTCATAAAGTTTATGAATAattataaacacaaaaataaatgaatagtaataataaaaaataatatactgcAATTATTTTTGACAGCTGGCATCTACATACTATGTAGACATCATATTTTGCGTCGCCTACAAGACCCaaaatgtaatgtccaaatTCATGGACAGCAAGTCATTATGAggttaggtgtttttttttttttaataaccaaaAATGGTTATTTGCCCTGTAGtcatcaattaattaaaaaaaaaaatgtaacttgtaCTGTACATGCATGCGGGGTCGTATCCATGAGGTGGTTCGCTTATTGTGGTTGATAAAATAGCGTCTTCCTTTACTGTCTCTCTTTTCCTCCCATCCTGGAGGCAGCTCCTCAGAGCTCCCCTGTCGCTATTGACATAACATGAAAATATTTGGGATCATTACAATACAGTCGAATGCTAAAAACTTTGATCACCACAAGTGACAGCTGCATTATTCTCAGTTTTTGGTCACATTGAGCAAAATCTCTTCAAACATATGTCCCGTATCTAGTATAAATAATGGAGCCAAGATTCTAGACTCTAGAAgctacaatttcaaaataaaggggGGTTGAAAATGCTTCGGAAATGAGTGATTTCACAATGGAAGGAAATACCGCAGGATTAACAGGATGCTCCACTGTTGGTGACGCGTGAAAACTTCTTGCGCGATTGGAATGGATTGAATTGCACGCATGATCCTGCAGGCAGAGAGAAtggacgaagaaaaaaaaagacgtaCTTTTTAGCTTCTATCCATGTAAGACTCACAATTCATATTGATCTAATTATGGTGCCACTACAGTTTCGCAATCCAAGAGGAATGTAAGAAATGACTCACCACCTGGTGGTCGTAAGCTGCAGCTCCAGTAATATAAAAGTTGCCGAGTTCATCGTTCAACATCTGCACCTCCGGAGGCGAAGTGAGTCGGTTGCTCTGGTTCTGAGAGGATTCATCTTGCAAAACCTCCCATTCCTTGACAAAAGGACAGTCAGAAATCAAACATATATTTGAGATGggacaaaaaaacatccagaaaaacaaatattgtttgaagattagaaaataaatataagttCATATTAGTCGTGCTAAATTAAAGCTGCCCCGTATGATGAGGGGTCGATTTTATCCATTTTGTGGGAACGACGATTGGTCGCATTCATTCGTTGTTGTTAATATGAGCATATACTTCAAGTGTATACTTGTTGGGTGGGAATTTTCATACTTTTTGACTGCAAAATGTTTACGATTGTAATGTGTTCCATTCTTTGTGCTCGTTGTagcattttattatatatttcccGAAACTAAGTCCAGTTTACTTGAATTGCTGAGTTTGAACTGTTAACTTGTTTTCTCATCACAATTTGAAAAATCACGTGAAAATGGTTGACTTGAAATTTCAAGTTCTAACTTGTTTAATAGCCCTAGAGCACttgctttcatttttaatcatcctCACCATCCTTTATTGAAAATTGAGACCAGAATGTTCGTGAAAAGCaaacagatatataaaaaataaatagaataataaataaataaaaatacctcATCTTGCGCAGGGGTCTCATCAGGGTCTGAGATTTGTCTGCGTGTAATGTAACTCTGCGCATTCTGTCTTGTAgtgttttgtctccttgtgtccacATTGTTGTCCCTGTTCACGAGAGACACGAACACACAGTGACCGTCAAGACTGGCCTACATCAGGTCATACAAACATGCTTTGGAAAGCATAATCTTAACTGTAACGTCGGTGGCTGCCACTGTGTGGTTCTGCTCTCGTGATGGACGTAGTAGGTTCTCCCCAGGTTGTCCTGCCGCTCCTCCCAGCCAGGGGGCAGGACGGGGGCCTGCTGGCTCTGCATGGGACCTGATATGTCCTGAGATTCCAAAAACTCCCATGTAggctgcacaaaaaaaaagcaaaataatttgCTGTACTGTTTTCATATTCATACTTTGGGCTCTTAGTTGGCATACTGTGTGTGGGGGAGGGTTAAAATAGCAGTATATGGCGTTAGCATTATGTTAGCGGACCTTCTTGACATTGGCTTGGCATTGGCAATCGTACAAATCATTTCAACTGGAATTAACTCGCAGTGAGTGATCGCGTTGCACTCCCACTTTTGGCAAATCAAAAACTAAtaaggttgttttctttttttatcatgtcAAGACTTTTGAAGGAAATTTTTCACGTTTACGtaagaaaaataagaaagaatGCCATAACTATTGAGCATATCATAATTGTGCCCCATGAAAATCCACAACAATTGAAGGCTAACTTACATCAGTGTTTTCAGTTTGATCAGTCGGTTCTTCATCTGATCCAGGGGTCCGTGGCATGTAAGTCATTTTGAGTCGCAGATGGCCCTTCACCCGGGACTTGTGACTACATAAAACGATACACAGTAAGTCATTGTTACAGGTTTATTCAAAGCTGCCGAACAATGTCAAGTATGTCAATGGAATTCGgcgtaaaaaaattaaaagctttAATGATCATGAGATGACGCTAACCTTCTGGGGTGAAGCAGAAAATCCTTGAATGTGTACGGCCTTGGGGAATCAGGATTTTCTGTCTGagaacaaaaatacataaagaaaaaagtcaaatagaTTTCAATGCCTATTatgtgcacccccccccccccccccccccactgagCATATTCAAAACGTTTACCCAGTGAACATTTGTGGACATTTTCGTTTACTTTCAAACAAAGGCATTATAAAGACATAAACATTTTTGGCTGTGTTTTCATAACTAGTGAGAATGATGCGGAACAGAACCAACGCTATGGGTGTTTCTATTTACATGGTGGTAAGACGTGAATGATGGGAGGGAGGTACACTATGTCCTTGGACAGTAAACCAAAAGGCACAAGGAGCAAAATATTTACTTCAACTCACTCTGTGTATATTTCCAATCACTTACTGGTATTTGATGGAGGGGAACATCCACTTGTCCCAGAAAGTCATCACGAGTCTGACAAGAAAAAAGAGGCATTCTTAGTACATGTAAATACAATATacataaacaaatgaaataaatcaaacagtGATTATTAGCATATGAGGTAAGCTAATGTACTAATGCGGTACAATGGCACCAACAATGGACTTAACAATTAAGgatgttttctttaaatttgtGGATCAGGCTTTGGTACACCAAACTGaacaaacattgaaaaaaaaactatattttggtCTTTGAGAGACTCATTACATACCTCAGTTTCATTTATTGCCACAGAtaggcaataaataaataatgtactAGATGACTGTTTATattagtattctttttttacattttttatggagcttttcaaaacatttccatatttgtaggcactgcaaaaaaaatgacatgaataTTGTCAATGATAAAAAGACTGAGAAGCTGACTGAAGACTGCTGAATTTTTAAGTTTATGGCATATAGTCGTTAAACTCTGAGGCATTTGGGAAGTAAGAGATATTCATCTCCACTTGGCAACTTCAAACTACTTGGCAGGTGGAGCGCAGAGCTTGTGAAACCTTAACTACTGACAAGTAAGCCATCCTATGTTATTGGAGCAGCACCACTACAAAGTGTCAAAAATCAAGATGGCCTTTCAGTTGGTTAAAAACATGTTCAATGAACATACAAATCTTCAATAGTAAAACAAACAGAAGAAACCCGAATCGAACAAATGGGCAAATTAAGAACTATAATGAACCAGGAAGTGCACCGTCGCTGCTGTTTTAAagttattgtttacattttattacAGTAGGCGAGGCTTTGGAAAATTACTCAGGTCCTTCCTCTTTGGTTGACTTTTCCAAACAATGCCAACATTTCTACAGGAACCAACTTTTCAAGCTCTCTAATGTGGACACAAACCCCcaattgacacacacacacacacacacacacacagaatgaGTGACTTAAGCCTGTACATAAAgtaatttacatgttttttgggggtgatcATTGGACAGTTATTGCATATTATCTTTCAATGAGAGTGAGTATAAACCGATTTGGACTGACGAGATCAGACACAAAAAAGAATAGAGGTTTTGAAGTTTTAAGACCTTATTTTATCTAACATGTGTCAGTTGTTGATTAACTTGTGACATCATCCATGAGCTGATATGAGTTGACCTAAGTGTTGGGCATTTTACTCTTCTTTAACATCCTGGTTGACCAACTGATTGTGAAATGACACCTGATGTTTCCACATAAACCAAGATCTAAACTTTCCATTCTTTAACTTTTATGGGGCAAGAagaggtgagtggttagcgtgccagcctcacagttctatggtcgtgggttcaaatctaggtcatgtccatttgtgtggagttagcatgttctacccgggcctgcatgggtttcctccaggtacaccaatttcctcccacattccaaaaacatggtcaAATCAGGTGAGCTAGAGTTGAACaccaaaaatgtgcaaatgtgaAAATGGGATatccctattttttatcgcccATTTTTTGAGAAATAGAAAATAGGTCAACCCACTTGGTTGCTGTTATCACCTGTTTATCAGTTTTCTGCTGGTAAAAATGAGCTGCCATTCAGGGAAGTGGCAATTTCTTTCAAGCAGACAATTCACatgataaataatcaacaacaacaacaaaaacgttCTAACCTGATCAAACACACACAGTGCCTCCCAGTTAATATGAATCATACATCCATCGCTATTAGTGgcacccaatgagttaaatacttcAGACTCTGACTTGACAAGCTGCTAAATGTAGGGGGGGTCACTTAATACTTCACAAACACAGCCTGACGGGGGCACCCGTGAAAGAGGGGCCTCGCCATGCTTTTCCAGAGAAAGGAGCTCACACTCCCACCATGCCAACAGTGACACCCATCAACATCAACCCACCCCATTTCCAGACATGGTTGGCATGAAAGCATGCTGCTCTAGTATCACGCTGTTAAATTTGAATCCACGGGACTGAGCTGTGCTACAGAGCAGCAGACTAGCTGGAGTCACGGGGAATATTTCAGGAGCACTTTATTTATATCAGCAAAGGGGCGGCCCTTTTCTCACCCCCAATATTAGCCTGGGTAAATACTTAGGGAGATTACTCATAGTGCAAAGAGAATAATGGTATATTGTACAGTAAATGGAATTAAAATGAGCTTGCCTACTTACACATTTAGGCTGGGAGACATTCAATTGTAAAAGGTTTCCTATGTAAACAGATTTACtgtaatgtaatttaatatttatgagGGTATGTCAGTGATAGGTTGTTATGACTACGGTATGGCTAAACTATAGCAATGTCTATCATTTAAAGGGAAAGGCAACCCCTACGGTAGTATAAATGACCTTCATGTTAAAGATGGTTGTAAAAAAGGTATTTAAGAGGGCAAATGGTTAATTCTTTTTCCTTGTGACAATAAGGAAAACAATAATTAAACAGGAACAATGACACTGCCGGGACATATGGGAACCTTGAACTATACTGACAGTCACCATAAGTATTTTCAGGAAATACTGTCTTTTATAAGTTTTTCTCCACCATTAAAAGAATGAAAACTGGCACCTGTGATTTGTTACAATGTATTAAACAAGAATAATCTTTCTAGTACGCAATGTGTTGTGTTCTCTTTTAAAATCGCTCTTATGGTCGCTATTACAGTGAGAATGAAAGCTTTTTAAGGATATAACTACTGAAGTAATGTAGATCGcattcatttatattcattgTAGACATTGAATAGAATTTATTTACGagtctgacaaaaaaaatgactcagcaAAATAGACTTTCTAATGCATAAATTGTTTGGCCATGACTAACGCCCAACATCAAgctcatttggaaaaaaaatctcttgaaCCTGTGAGAATCTGCCTCGACCGGTTTAACAAGATTTTACACAAATGCAACtggggaaagagaaaaaaaatgaaaaaaaggtgaCCTGCTCACCATTAAAGCGAGAAACAAATATGTGCATTCTTATCTTATCTGCCAGAAAGTGTCAGCCAAAGAAACTCACCATAAAACTTCCACTTAAGCTCTTTTCCGTACTGTTCCCATCGTTGTTTTTATGGGCATTGTTCGACATGCTCGGCAACTTAGTTGGACAGAACGGTGACAGATGAATATGCACGTGTGGGGAGTACGTACTCCCGAGTTTTTTGTTGGAAACGTGACATGAAATCCCAGTGTTTGAATAGGGCACTTCCAGGGAAAAGCTCCGTTGTATGGCGCGATGACAATGGTTTTCCTCAAACCTCTCTTGCGCTTTTTCTGAGGGGTTTTCCTCAGTTGGTTTCACAGAGGAGAACAAACAAGCCGATGTACTACGGTACAGTTTTTTCTTAGGGTCGCACGTAGTCTCTGGCTCCAGAACTGGGTAAGGAGCATCGGGATAGTCCGCACAGACTTCACTCAATTTCTCAGTCGCAACTGGTTTCTTAGCAAAATGTAGCAGAATGCTCCTGGAGCGACTACCGTCTGCCGCTTTGCATTTATTATTGTCTTGGAAAGGAATATTAAAGTGCACCATATGTTTGGCATCCCGACCCTCAGATGGAGGGTTGCCTTTGAGACCATGTTGGCCACTCGTGGAAGTGGCAGAATCCTTCAAGTTGAATTCCTCATCGTTCCACGAAGAATCAGCAGGTGGGCTTTGGAAAGGAGCTCTGGCCACGGGGTGCACCGGAGAAGAAGGAGGTGTACTGCAGGGGCTCTTTGGAAATATAACCAAGGAGGAACAACGTCTCAAGGGGACTTTGGACTTGCGGCAGAGGGGGACTCGCTTCTCTTGGGTGTTCCTGTGCTTCTCTGGGGTATCTGGTTCAAATATACTGTTGCTACTCCAGTAGCCGGCATCGCTGGCCATACTGCTGCTACACGAACTTCCATCGGAGCCTGCCGCAGCTCCTACTTCGCCGCTGCCGTTATCTCCATCTGCGTCTCCGCTGAGCACTCCACGGGGGTGCAGTGAGATCTGTACAACGCTTTTTTGACTACATGCTCCTTTGTTGACCCTCGGAATGAAAACCGAAGAGTATCTTTGGGAATTGCCGTAGTCCGGTGACAGCGAAGTCACCTTGAAGT
It encodes the following:
- the LOC144194167 gene encoding uncharacterized protein LOC144194167, yielding MANRLRLDFASRRSHTDPLSDCFSNHGEESGVIFSGGTSKESLAHSSLHFKVTSLSPDYGNSQRYSSVFIPRVNKGACSQKSVVQISLHPRGVLSGDADGDNGSGEVGAAAGSDGSSCSSSMASDAGYWSSNSIFEPDTPEKHRNTQEKRVPLCRKSKVPLRRCSSLVIFPKSPCSTPPSSPVHPVARAPFQSPPADSSWNDEEFNLKDSATSTSGQHGLKGNPPSEGRDAKHMVHFNIPFQDNNKCKAADGSRSRSILLHFAKKPVATEKLSEVCADYPDAPYPVLEPETTCDPKKKLYRSTSACLFSSVKPTEENPSEKAQERFEENHCHRAIQRSFSLEVPYSNTGISCHVSNKKLGSTYSPHVHIHLSPFCPTKLPSMSNNAHKNNDGNSTEKSLSGSFMVSFFG
- the nedd4a gene encoding E3 ubiquitin-protein ligase NEDD4-like isoform X2, with translation MATLPLQIAGLPSDQSESRILKVKVIAGIGLAKKDILGASDPYTRLSLYDPVSGEIASIQTKTIKKSLDPKWNEEFYFRVHPRKNRLLLAVFDENRLTRDDFLGQVDVPLHQIPTENPDSPRPYTFKDFLLHPRSHKSRVKGHLRLKMTYMPRTPGSDEEPTDQTENTDPTWEFLESQDISGPMQSQQAPVLPPGWEERQDNLGRTYYVHHESRTTQWQPPTLQDNNVDTRRQNTTRQNAQSYITRRQISDPDETPAQDEEWEVLQDESSQNQSNRLTSPPEVQMLNDELGNFYITGAAAYDHQVDHACNSIHSNRARSFHASPTVEHPVNPARQGSSEELPPGWEEKRDSKGRRYFINHNKRTTSWIRPRMHRTKSTTASPQSRTSTPSFTSVSAEASPRPTPSPEAPSGYGSMPDGWEARSAPNGRPFFIDHNTKTTTWQDPRLTVPVQARIRPSLDPSDLGPMPAGWEERVHTDGRIFYIDHNTKATQWDDPRLQNSAITGPAVPYSRDYKQKYDYFRKKLRKPDNIPNRYEIKVRRNAVLEDSYRQILLVKRPDLLKARLWVDFDGEKGLDYGGLAREWFFLMSKEMFNPYYGLFEYSATDNYTLQINPNSGLCNEDHLTYFKCIGRVAGMAVWHGKLLDAFFIRPFYKMMLQKPITLQDMESVDSEYFNSLKWILENDPTDLDLMFTIDEDLFGQTHQHELKPNGAEIVVTNENKKEYIHLVIQWRFVNRIQKQMTAFKDGFFELIPQDLIKIFDENELELLMCGLGDVDVNDWRQNTKYKSGYNSNHVVISWFWKAVLLMDAEKRIRLLQFVTGTSRVPMNGFGELYGSNGPQRFTIELWGTRDKLPRAHTCFNRLDLPPYESFEELREKLHIAIENAQGFDGVD
- the nedd4a gene encoding E3 ubiquitin-protein ligase NEDD4 isoform X1, with product MATLPLQIAGLPSDQSESRILKVKVIAGIGLAKKDILGASDPYTRLSLYDPVSGEIASIQTKTIKKSLDPKWNEEFYFRVHPRKNRLLLAVFDENRLTRDDFLGQVDVPLHQIPTENPDSPRPYTFKDFLLHPRSHKSRVKGHLRLKMTYMPRTPGSDEEPTDQTENTDPTWEFLESQDISGPMQSQQAPVLPPGWEERQDNLGRTYYVHHESRTTQWQPPTLQDNNVDTRRQNTTRQNAQSYITRRQISDPDETPAQDEEWEVLQDESSQNQSNRLTSPPEVQMLNDELGNFYITGAAAYDHQVDHACNSIHSNRARSFHASPTVEHPVNPARTKSTTASPQSRTSTPSFTSVSAEASPRPTPSPEAPSGYGSMPDGWEARSAPNGRPFFIDHNTKTTTWQDPRLTVPVQARIRPSLDPSDLGPMPAGWEERVHTDGRIFYIDHNTKATQWDDPRLQNSAITGPAVPYSRDYKQKYDYFRKKLRKPDNIPNRYEIKVRRNAVLEDSYRQILLVKRPDLLKARLWVDFDGEKGLDYGGLAREWFFLMSKEMFNPYYGLFEYSATDNYTLQINPNSGLCNEDHLTYFKCIGRVAGMAVWHGKLLDAFFIRPFYKMMLQKPITLQDMESVDSEYFNSLKWILENDPTDLDLMFTIDEDLFGQTHQHELKPNGAEIVVTNENKKEYIHLVIQWRFVNRIQKQMTAFKDGFFELIPQDLIKIFDENELELLMCGLGDVDVNDWRQNTKYKSGYNSNHVVISWFWKAVLLMDAEKRIRLLQFVTGTSRVPMNGFGELYGSNGPQRFTIELWGTRDKLPRAHTCFNRLDLPPYESFEELREKLHIAIENAQGFDGVD